Proteins encoded together in one Chryseobacterium sp. G0201 window:
- a CDS encoding ACT domain-containing protein — MTGEKDLKTLLRSMEPQLNEGEYVFCTVEKFPAIDLNEIVCYFKEEEGITLIIRRELADQLHFKYEFIASWITLKVHSSLEAVGLTAAFSRILSSKNISCNVVAGYYHDHIFVSANDADRAMEELKRFSKVEI, encoded by the coding sequence ATGACAGGAGAAAAAGATCTTAAAACACTATTACGTTCAATGGAGCCTCAATTGAATGAAGGCGAATATGTATTTTGCACGGTAGAAAAATTTCCGGCGATTGATCTCAATGAGATCGTCTGTTATTTTAAAGAAGAGGAAGGTATTACTTTGATTATTAGAAGAGAACTGGCAGATCAGCTACATTTTAAATATGAATTTATTGCTTCGTGGATCACTTTAAAGGTTCATTCTTCACTTGAAGCGGTAGGTTTAACGGCTGCATTTTCCAGAATTCTTTCTTCAAAAAATATCAGCTGCAATGTGGTTGCGGGATATTATCATGACCATATTTTTGTTTCAGCAAATGATGCAGATAGGGCAATGGAAGAACTTAAAAGATTTTCTAAGGTTGAAATTTAA